From Marinilabiliales bacterium:
TATCCCAGGAACCACAGGATGTTCAAGCTTGGGGTTTCCTGGTCTTTCTATAACTGATACCTGTTTATTAACTTTCCTTTCCGCCGGAAGGCGGATATAAAAAAAATTGTATATTCGTATAGTATATAAAAATATTATCATGGGGAGGAAAAAAGTCAACACTTTTTTTTCTTTTCTTGCGCCTCTGGTCCTGATGACTTTAGCCTGTGACGGTCCTCCCGTAACAGATGAGGAAGCAATTATACCCCATTATACGGAGAGAGGCAGGATCACGGCAATAACAGACTATAACTCGACCAACTATTTTATTTACCGGGGAGAGCCGATGGGATACCAGTATGAGATGCTCAACCTGCTGGCCGACCATCTTGGCGTAAGGCTCGATGTTGTGGTGAACAATAACCTGGATGAAAGTTTCAGCTGCCTGATGGGAGACGAGTGCGACCTTATAGCGATGAACCTCACAGTAACCAGGGAGAGGAGCAGGATGTTCGATTTTACGGTTCCCCACAGCCAGACCAGGCAGGTCCTTGTACAGAGGTTGCCGTCGGACTGGCACTATATGACTGCTGCCGAGCTCGATACCCACATGGTGAGGTCTCCGCTCGAGCTTGCCGGTAAAACCGTGCATGTGCAGAAGAATTCGGCCTATGCTTCAAGGCTCAGGAACCTTATGGATGAAATAGGCGACACCATTTTGATAAAAGAGGTTGATATTGCAGTAGAGCAGCTTATCACCATGGTGGCAGAGGGAGAGATTGACATTACGGTAGGCGATGAGAATGTTGCGAGGGTAAACCAGACATATTATCAGAACCTGGATATAGGCACAGCTATAAGTTTCACCCAGAACCTGGCATGGGCAGTGCGGAAAGGAGATTACACGCTCAGGGATTCTATCAACGAATGGCTAAGGAATTTCAGTTCGACTATAGAGTACCGGCTCCTTTATGCGAAATATTTCAGGAACCAGCGTTCGGCCAGGATAATTCAGAGCGACTTCTATGTGCTTACCAGTGGCAGGATTTCACCATACGACGATCTCATCAGAAAGTACAGCGAGGAGATCGGATGGGACTGGAGGCTGCTTGCTTCCATGATCTATCAGGAGTCCCGTTTCAGGTACGATGCTGAGAGCTGGGCAGGTGCCCGGGGACTGATGCAGCTGATGCCGGGAACGGCAAGGCGGTATGGTGTGAGGAACCTGGATGACCCGGAAGAGAATATCCGCGGGGGCGTGAGGTATATAGCATGGCTTGACGAGATACTGAGTGACCGTATAACCGACAGGGAGGAACGTATCAAGTTCATCCTTGCATCGTATAATGTCGGTCTCGGACATGTTCTTGATGCCAGGGCCCTGGCCCGCAAGTATGACAAAGACCCTGACCGGTGGACAGGCAGCGTGGATTACTATATACTCAACAAGTCAAATCCCGATTACTTCCTCGATCCTGTCGTAAGGCACGGGTATGCCCGCGGCTATGAACCATACAGGTACGTGGGCGAGATACTGAACCGTTACGACCATTACAGGAACATTGTTACTGACCATTTAGCCCAGCAAAACCCGCCAGCTCCATAAACTCGGAAAGGATCATGGCGGTGGCGCCCCAGATAAATTCACCTCCCACACGGTATCCCGGGGCACGGATGGTAATCCCTGAGACATTCAATTTCTCCTCTGTTTTGAGCTTGTTGTCTGCCAGTTCGCCAAGGCTTGCGGGAATAAGGTATTCCACCTCCTGGGGGTCAATAATGAACTGAGGTTGCCGGCTTGCATAACCCACCACCGGAAGTACCTCCAGGTTGCTTACCGGGATAAATAGTGGCGTGAGGGTTCCCATAACGGTAACCATGTCCGGGTCGGTCCCGGTCTCCTCAGCAGCCTCTCTCAATGCAGTGTATATAACCGTTTTATCACCATCTTCCATTTTCCCGCCGGGAAAACTTATCTGTCCGCTATGCGGGCCGGGATATTCGGTTCGCTTTATAAAAAGAATGTGAAGATCCCCCTTTCGGGGAAAAAGAAGCAGCAGCACACCGGCTTTGCCTGCACTTCCAGAGGTTCTGAAAACACGGTGTACCCTTGGTGCCATCTTTCTCTGGGCAGGCTCACCGGGGAGGCTTTTCCCCAGTTCTTTTTCGAGTCTTTTTATGAAGTTATTTCTCATGCAGCCGCCAAGGAATCTCAGGTGTCGAAGATAGTGATTAAAAATTTCCGTCTGCACTCTGATCTTAAGTAAAGCATTTCTTTTTTAAGACGGGCTAAATAACTATTTGCCTTTGCCAGCGTTTATGTTCCCGGCTTGCGGCCTTTTGGTTCAGTATTTTACGGGGGCATCTTGAACCAGTGTCCGGCAGCGGTATCTTTTCGGTCCATCATTAATCGAACCGGATCGTCTTTTCCGGGTCGATCCTGCCGATAATATATGACGGGATTACCAGCATTGCCACTGTAACTGCCATTGTGCCTGCATTAAGCAGCAGGACATGCAATAAGCGCAGGTTTACAGGCACAGTGGGGATGAAGTAAGATGCCTGGTCAAGTTTCAGAAAACCGGTATAGTGCTGTACCAGTATGAGCCCTATCCCGATCAGGTTTCCCCAGAACAGGCCTTTTGCAGTGAGGAAAGCCGACTGGTAGAGGAATATTTTCCGGAGCCGGCTGTTTTCAAGCCCCATGGCCTTCAGTATGCCGATCATACCGGTCCTTTCCAGTATAAGTATCAGCAGTCCCGACACCATATTGAAACCTGCAACAATGACCATAAGCGACAGGATCACCCACACGTTCATATCGAGCAGCTCTAGCCAGTCAAAGAATTGCGGATACTTGTCGTTTATGCTTTCGACACGCAATCGGGTAAGGTCGCCGGTAAACTGGTATCCGGCAAGGTCATCAACCTGCCTGGCAACAAGGTCAATGTTATCGTAGTCATGAAGCAATATCTCGAAACCGCTTACCTGGTCGTCATCCCAGTCGTTCAACCTCTGTATATGCCTGAGATCGGCCAAAACGAACATTTTGTCAAGCTCTTCAAGTCCGGTATCATAGATTCCCGACAGGGTGAACCTTCTTGCACGCGGAGGTTCCTGAACGAAGAACATAGCGAAATCATCACCCACGTCCAGACGCAGCAGCGAGGCGACAGTGCGCGAAAGCACAGCCTCGTTACTTGTAACCGTATCAGTAAGCGTCAATCTTGAACCCTCTACCATGTTCTGCTCGAAGAATGACCAGTCAAAGCTGCCGTCAACACCCTTCAGTATCACCCCCTGGATATCTTCGCCCCGGGTCCGTATAATACCCGGCTTAGTCGCGAATGGTTGAATATGCCTGACTTCAGGTATTTGTGCTATCCCGGGCAGGAAGTCCTGGTCCATCCTGACCGGGGTTGTCTCCCAGGATATGTTGGAGTCGAAATTGGTAATCTGGATATGTGACCCGAAGCCGATCACCTTGTTACGGATCTCCCTCTTGAAGCCGGTAACAACCGCAACTGATATCAGCATTACCGCCATGCCCAGGGCAATGCCGGCGACTGCTATTTTCACTATGGGTCCCGAAATGGTCTTTTTCCCATCCTGGTCTCCGGCAAGGCGTTTTGCTATGTGGAGTTCAATGTTCATGATTGTATTGGCACGCCTGCGAAATTAATACATATTTTAACCGCTTCAAAGACAAAAGCAAGGCTGTGGTGACAAATATCTGTGCTGTGGTGACAATTATCTCTGTGCCGGGGTGAGAAATCTCAGCGAAGCGCCCCGGATAGTGTTAATTGAAACAAAACATTGTCTGTGGTTCTCAACAGGCTTGAGTTTATTATCTTTGCATCTGTGAATGTGCCGGTAATAAGGTAATTTAATAAAAGATATGGATAAGCTGGATCCCTTTATAGACAAACTGTTCGACAAACACCGTTCAGTCAGCGAATTCCTTCCTGATATCAATGAGACCCAGGAGTTTACAGATAGACTTATACGTCTGCTTTTTCCCAATTATCCCTGTGACAGGAAGGAGCAGTACCGGATGAGGTTCAGGGAGCTGGAAGTTAAGCTCGAAAAACTGATGATATTGCTCGACAGCAATATGGAGGGTGATCCGTACGAGCAATCCCGTCGCTTTTTTGAAGAGGTACCGGTAATCTATACACTGCTTGTTAAGGATGCTGAGGCTATTTGCCGGTTCGATCCGGCCGTTACCAGCCTCCAGGAGGTGATCTGTGCCTACCCGGGATTTTATGCAATAGCTGTATACCGTTTTGCCAACCTGCTTTACCGCCGCGGAGTTCCCCTTCTGCCCAGGATAATGACGGAGTATGCCCATGGAAAGACAGGTATTGACATACACCCGGGCGCCACCATCGGCAAAAGTTTTTTCATTGATCATGGAACCGGGGTGGTGATAGGAGAGACAACCATAATTGGCGATAATGTGAAGATATACCAGGGGGTAACCCTGGGGGCGTTGGTCGTGAAAAAAAGTATGGCTGCGAAAAAGAGGCATCCGACCATTGAGGATAACGTTGTTATATATGCAGGAAGCACTGTGCTGGGTGGCGAGACGACAATCGGGCATGACTCTGTTATCGGGGGCAACGTGTGGCTGACAGAGAGCGTCCCCGCGCATTCGGTGGTATATCACACCAGTACCGTTAAAATAAGGAACAGCAAGGATAAAGGCAGTTATGACGATTTTTCAATTTAACTCAAATCCATAATGAGGAGTGAAAATATACTGGGTCTGATAGGCAACACCCCTGTTGTCAGGATCAACAGGTTGTTTGGTGATGACTTTGAGGTTTGGATCAAGCTCGAGAAGAGCAATCCCGGCGCCAGCATAAAGGACCGGATAGCACTGGCAATGGTTGAGGAAGCAGAAAAAAGCGGGGTGCTGAAACCCGGTGGAACTATTATTGAGCCAACTTCGGGGAATACCGGGATCGGTCTTGCCCTGGTGGCTGCTGTAAAGCGATACCCCTTAATACTTGTTATGCCCGAGTCGATGTCGGTCGAACGAAGAAGGATAATGGCTGCATATGGTGCCGGGATTGAGCTTACTCCCCGGGAAACAGGTATGAAGGGTGCAATAGCAAGAGCTAACGAGCTCGCAGGTCAGATAAAGGGAGCATGGATGCCCATGCAGTTTGATAATCCTGCAAATCCCCGTATACATTCAGCAACGACTGCATCGGAAATAATCGCCGATTTTCCTGGGGGGCTCGATTACATGGTGACGGGAGTGGGGACAGGCGGACATATAACCGGCGCCGGAGTTGTGCTTAAATCAGCCTTTCCTGATATTAAGATCTTTGCGGTTGAGCCTGCACTGTCGCCCGTACTCAGTGGTGGTGAGCCCGGGCCGCACCCCATACAGGGTATCGGAGCGGGATTTGTTCCCGCCGTACTTGACAGGGATATGATAGACGGTATTGTTACCGTAGAGAAGGAGGAGGCTTTCGGGTATGCGTTAAAGGCAGCCAGGCAGGAAGGTATTTTTGCGGGAATATCTACCGGGGCATCGCTTGCTGCTGTTGCAAAAGTGCTCACGGACGCTCCGAAAAATTCACGTGTGCTTACATTTTGCTACGATACCGGAGAGCGGTACCTTTCAGTACCCGGTCTGTTCGAATGATGTATCAGTTTGTTACGCCGGGCTGCTTAATGTTGGTGCAGGCAAAGGTTTTTAAAATAATTAATATAAGTTTGTCCTGCCGGAAGAGACCGGATCTCTGACGGTTCGGGATTAATGACGGAAACTATATTACCTTGAAAAATGAGTAAAAAGATTTTACTGATCTTAACATGCATGGTTATCTCGCTTGTCCATGCAGGGTCACAGGTACCCCGTTACCGGGATGTTACCACCGGCGCCGAAAGGGTTGACCAGTACCTCGGTTTACTGGAGGGGAAACGGGTAGGTATTGTTGCAAATCACACAACAATGATAGGCGGCACCCATCTTGTCGACAGCCTGCTGTCTCTGGGTGTGGATATAAGGAAGGTGTTTGTTCCCGAACATGGCTTCAGGGGTACGGCCGATGCCGGTGAAAGGATATCGACAACCAGCGATGAAAAGACCGGGCTGCCACTTGTTTCGCTTTACGGCCAGAGGCTAAAACCCGGGCCGGAGGACATGGAAGACCTCGATATTGTCATATACGACATACAGGATGTCGGCGTAAGGTTCTATACCTATATATCGACCATGCATTATGTGATGGAGGCCTGTGCCGAAAACGGTGTCTCCTTCCTGGTCCTGGATCGCCCCAATCCCAACGGGTTCTATGTTGACGGCCCCGTGCTTGATATGGAGCTGCGGTCATTCGTAGGGATGCATCCTATACCCATTGTTCACGGATTGACCGTGGCTGAACTTGCCCTTATGATAAATGGCGAAGGATGGCTTGATGGCGGCATTACGGCCGACCTGCATTATGTCCTTTGCGAGAATTACGACCACAACACTCTGTACAGGCTTCCGGTCAGGCCTTCGCCTAACCTGCAGACCCAGCTTTCAATTTATCTTTATCCATCTGTCTGCCTGTTTGAGGGGACCGTAATGAGCCTGGGCCGGGGTACTGATTTTCCGTTCATGGTGTTCGGGCATCCTGAGATGCGCAATGCCAGTTTCCAGTTTACACCGCAGAGTACCGAAGGTGCACGAAACCCCCCTCTGAAAGGGCAGTTGTGTAACGGGGTTGACCTCAGGGGGGTGCAGGAGCGGTTGATCCTGGAACGCCGGGAGATATACCTTGAGTGGCTGCTTTTTGCCTACAACAACATGCCCCGCGACATAGAGTTCTTTACAGGCTATTTCAATACTCTTGTCGGCAATACCCTGGTACGTGAAATGATAGAGAAAGGCGCTCATGTGTCGACTATAATGGCTACATGGAAAGACGATGTTGCGGAGTTCAAGAAGCTGAGAAGGCAGTATCTTCTCTACCCCGACTTTGAGTAGCTCTTTTCCGCTACAGTTTGTCAGTCCGCTAGTCCGTCAGTTCACTTCTCTCTGTCAGTCCGCTAACCTCTTCATGATCTCATATGCGCGCGCAGGATTGGCAACCATAAGCTGCTCAATGTCCCCGGCGGTAAACCCTTCTTCCATCAGCCCGGGGATTAGGAACCTGTGGATATCACTGTATCCCCTGAATCCGCCCCCGCCGGGTTCACCTGCATCATACCAGCCGGCATCGTGCGAGATGAGCACCCTGTGCAGCAGTCCCTCCTTTTTCAGCTCTGAAAGCATTGAAATGTAGAGGTCATGGTTTCCGTGCGGGCCCTCTGCCGCGGAGATGTTAACTGCATCGAGCGATATCCAGGCACCCATCCTTGCCGCTTCAACTATTTTGGGCATGGTACCGGACTGGGCGTGTGTCCAGATAAAAGCCCCGGGCGATACTCCCTCTTCCTTCAGCAGGTTAAGCTGGTCAAACGCCGGCATATCGCCCCCGGTATGCGATTTGATCACCAGTCCGGTTCGCCTGTGCGTAATGGCAGCGGCCCTTACCAGTTTCCTGTGCAACTCCGACAGCAGGGTGTCTTCCTTTACCCCGATCTTGATAAAACCAGGCCTTATGTCCGTATTGTCTATCCCGTTCTCAAACTCGTCGATCCATCTTGAGGCCAACTCACCGGCAGTCTCCCGGTAAGCGTGCGGGGGAATGAAGCGGTTATTCACGGCCCCGTAATAACCTGTATTTGTTATTATGTGGATCCCCGATCTGAGCGAAAGCTCTTTTAGAAGCAGGGGGTCCCTTCCCAGGTATGCCGGTGAGCAATCGGCGAACCCGGTGACGCCAAGCTCGCTGATCTCCTGCAGCCAGGGAAGCACTACATCGGTGACTGAATCCCTGTTCCATCTGTGGTAACCTGTCTCACCAGCTCCTGCCCAGTCTACCAGCACATGTTCATGACTGAGGGTCTGGCCCAGTTCGGCCGCCGGAACAGGCCCTCTGACCGTCATTATAACCGTTTCCACCGGTTTCTCCCGGCATGAGCCTGAGAGAATAATTATTACCAAAAATACAAGGGTGAGTGTTCTCATTATCAAAAGGTTTAAAAAAACGGGCAGCGACCATATGTAGGCCGGCCTGCCCGCGATGACATTTCATATTCTTTGTTGCAGGAGAAAGGAACTATTCGGTTTTTGTACCTGATACATTCTTGCTTCTTTCGATGGACTGCAGTGCAAGATAGTTATCTCCGTATTTCTGCAGGTTTTCGGTCTCATCGTCGAACTGGTCCTGGTGCCTTTCCTCATCTTCGACCAGGCTTTCAAAAAGCTTCTTTGAAACCGAATCGGCATTTTTCGCACATTCATTTGCCCAGTTGTTGTAATCGTTGGCGCTTCCCTCTTCCATCTTTGCAGCCATGTCGAGCATTTCCCTTACATCCTGAACCGGCTTGACCGGATGTGAAAGCGCCATTTCAACATCGCCTCCCAGGAAAAGAATCCTTTCCGCCAGCATTTCAACATGAATCATCTCTTCGATAGAAGTCCGTTTGAAAAGGTTTGCCAGCAGGTCAAAACCCTGGTCATCACAATGAAAATGGAAATACATATACTGATGCACTGCACTCAGTTCATCAGCAACAGCCTTGTTCAATAGTTCAATACTTTTTTTCTTCATAAGATGCTTTTTTTATGGATTTATACAAAAATAAAATAACAGGTTAAACAAATCAAATATTTTCAGGATCACCGGGCCGGCCGCCGGAGCCCGCCCCTGTGACCGGGGCACATGCAATGGATCAAATGGTTTTCCCCGGATAGGCCTCAAGCGCCTTTTGGAGGCAGATGATGGCCTTTTCAAGGTCCTCAGTCTTCAGTACATAGGCGATCCTCACCTCATCCCTTCCGAGTCCGGGTGTTGAGTAAAACCCCGATGCAGGTGCCAGCATAACTGTTTCATTGTTGTACTCAAAATCGCTAAGCAGCCACTGAGCGAACCTGTCGGCATCGTCAACAGGCAGCCTGGCCGTTGTATAGAATGCTCCTTTCGGCATGGGACATACAACACCTTTGATATCGTTGAGCATCCTCACCATCAGGTTACGCCTTTCAACATATTCCAGTTGCACCTGTTCAAAATAATCTGCCGTGGTATCAAGGGCTGCCTCTCCCACAATCTGTCCGAATGAAGGGGGACTCAGCCTTGCCTGGGCGAACTTGACCGCCGTTGATACCACCTCCTTGTTTTTTGTGACCATGGCGCCTATCCTCACCCCGCAGGCAGAATATCGTTTTGAAACCGAATCTATCAGAATTACGTTATCTCCGGCATCTTTGATATGCATAGCCGAGAAATGAGTATGGCCGTCATAGCAGAATTCACGGTATACTTCATCAGAGAACAGGTACAGGTCATGTTTCTTTATAAGGTCGCCAAGCTGTTCCATCTCTTCCCTTGAGTAAAGGTAGCCGGTGGGGTTGTTGGGATTGCATATTATTATGCCCTTTGTCCGCTTATTTATGAGTTTTTCAAAATCGGCTACTGGAGGAAGGGCAAAGCCATCTTCAATGGTGGATGTAACCGGAACGATCCTTACCCCGGCTGTAACCGTAAACCCGTTGTAATTGGCATAAAACGGTTCGGGAACTATTACTTCATCTCCTTCGTCCAGGCACGACATGAGCGCGAACAGGATCGCCTCCGATCCTCCTGTAGTAATCAGCATCTGGGTATGGTCAACATCTATGTCGAGAGCCCTGTAATACTCAGCAAGTTTTCTCCGGTACGATTCGTTGCCGGCAGAGTGGCTGTACTCAACAACTTTGAGAGTATTGTTGCGA
This genomic window contains:
- a CDS encoding lytic transglycosylase F; this translates as MGRKKVNTFFSFLAPLVLMTLACDGPPVTDEEAIIPHYTERGRITAITDYNSTNYFIYRGEPMGYQYEMLNLLADHLGVRLDVVVNNNLDESFSCLMGDECDLIAMNLTVTRERSRMFDFTVPHSQTRQVLVQRLPSDWHYMTAAELDTHMVRSPLELAGKTVHVQKNSAYASRLRNLMDEIGDTILIKEVDIAVEQLITMVAEGEIDITVGDENVARVNQTYYQNLDIGTAISFTQNLAWAVRKGDYTLRDSINEWLRNFSSTIEYRLLYAKYFRNQRSARIIQSDFYVLTSGRISPYDDLIRKYSEEIGWDWRLLASMIYQESRFRYDAESWAGARGLMQLMPGTARRYGVRNLDDPEENIRGGVRYIAWLDEILSDRITDREERIKFILASYNVGLGHVLDARALARKYDKDPDRWTGSVDYYILNKSNPDYFLDPVVRHGYARGYEPYRYVGEILNRYDHYRNIVTDHLAQQNPPAP
- a CDS encoding CoA pyrophosphatase, with product MRNNFIKRLEKELGKSLPGEPAQRKMAPRVHRVFRTSGSAGKAGVLLLLFPRKGDLHILFIKRTEYPGPHSGQISFPGGKMEDGDKTVIYTALREAAEETGTDPDMVTVMGTLTPLFIPVSNLEVLPVVGYASRQPQFIIDPQEVEYLIPASLGELADNKLKTEEKLNVSGITIRAPGYRVGGEFIWGATAMILSEFMELAGFAGLNGQ
- a CDS encoding ABC transporter permease; its protein translation is MNIELHIAKRLAGDQDGKKTISGPIVKIAVAGIALGMAVMLISVAVVTGFKREIRNKVIGFGSHIQITNFDSNISWETTPVRMDQDFLPGIAQIPEVRHIQPFATKPGIIRTRGEDIQGVILKGVDGSFDWSFFEQNMVEGSRLTLTDTVTSNEAVLSRTVASLLRLDVGDDFAMFFVQEPPRARRFTLSGIYDTGLEELDKMFVLADLRHIQRLNDWDDDQVSGFEILLHDYDNIDLVARQVDDLAGYQFTGDLTRLRVESINDKYPQFFDWLELLDMNVWVILSLMVIVAGFNMVSGLLILILERTGMIGILKAMGLENSRLRKIFLYQSAFLTAKGLFWGNLIGIGLILVQHYTGFLKLDQASYFIPTVPVNLRLLHVLLLNAGTMAVTVAMLVIPSYIIGRIDPEKTIRFD
- a CDS encoding serine acetyltransferase; the encoded protein is MDKLDPFIDKLFDKHRSVSEFLPDINETQEFTDRLIRLLFPNYPCDRKEQYRMRFRELEVKLEKLMILLDSNMEGDPYEQSRRFFEEVPVIYTLLVKDAEAICRFDPAVTSLQEVICAYPGFYAIAVYRFANLLYRRGVPLLPRIMTEYAHGKTGIDIHPGATIGKSFFIDHGTGVVIGETTIIGDNVKIYQGVTLGALVVKKSMAAKKRHPTIEDNVVIYAGSTVLGGETTIGHDSVIGGNVWLTESVPAHSVVYHTSTVKIRNSKDKGSYDDFSI
- the cysK gene encoding cysteine synthase A produces the protein MRSENILGLIGNTPVVRINRLFGDDFEVWIKLEKSNPGASIKDRIALAMVEEAEKSGVLKPGGTIIEPTSGNTGIGLALVAAVKRYPLILVMPESMSVERRRIMAAYGAGIELTPRETGMKGAIARANELAGQIKGAWMPMQFDNPANPRIHSATTASEIIADFPGGLDYMVTGVGTGGHITGAGVVLKSAFPDIKIFAVEPALSPVLSGGEPGPHPIQGIGAGFVPAVLDRDMIDGIVTVEKEEAFGYALKAARQEGIFAGISTGASLAAVAKVLTDAPKNSRVLTFCYDTGERYLSVPGLFE
- a CDS encoding DUF1343 domain-containing protein — translated: MSKKILLILTCMVISLVHAGSQVPRYRDVTTGAERVDQYLGLLEGKRVGIVANHTTMIGGTHLVDSLLSLGVDIRKVFVPEHGFRGTADAGERISTTSDEKTGLPLVSLYGQRLKPGPEDMEDLDIVIYDIQDVGVRFYTYISTMHYVMEACAENGVSFLVLDRPNPNGFYVDGPVLDMELRSFVGMHPIPIVHGLTVAELALMINGEGWLDGGITADLHYVLCENYDHNTLYRLPVRPSPNLQTQLSIYLYPSVCLFEGTVMSLGRGTDFPFMVFGHPEMRNASFQFTPQSTEGARNPPLKGQLCNGVDLRGVQERLILERREIYLEWLLFAYNNMPRDIEFFTGYFNTLVGNTLVREMIEKGAHVSTIMATWKDDVAEFKKLRRQYLLYPDFE
- a CDS encoding phosphotriesterase — encoded protein: MRTLTLVFLVIIILSGSCREKPVETVIMTVRGPVPAAELGQTLSHEHVLVDWAGAGETGYHRWNRDSVTDVVLPWLQEISELGVTGFADCSPAYLGRDPLLLKELSLRSGIHIITNTGYYGAVNNRFIPPHAYRETAGELASRWIDEFENGIDNTDIRPGFIKIGVKEDTLLSELHRKLVRAAAITHRRTGLVIKSHTGGDMPAFDQLNLLKEEGVSPGAFIWTHAQSGTMPKIVEAARMGAWISLDAVNISAAEGPHGNHDLYISMLSELKKEGLLHRVLISHDAGWYDAGEPGGGGFRGYSDIHRFLIPGLMEEGFTAGDIEQLMVANPARAYEIMKRLAD
- a CDS encoding bacterioferritin, whose protein sequence is MKKKSIELLNKAVADELSAVHQYMYFHFHCDDQGFDLLANLFKRTSIEEMIHVEMLAERILFLGGDVEMALSHPVKPVQDVREMLDMAAKMEEGSANDYNNWANECAKNADSVSKKLFESLVEDEERHQDQFDDETENLQKYGDNYLALQSIERSKNVSGTKTE
- a CDS encoding pyridoxal phosphate-dependent aminotransferase — encoded protein: MPEISKKGRLMPASPIRKLVPYAEEAKRKGRRIYHLNIGQPDIPTPQVALDAIRNNTLKVVEYSHSAGNESYRRKLAEYYRALDIDVDHTQMLITTGGSEAILFALMSCLDEGDEVIVPEPFYANYNGFTVTAGVRIVPVTSTIEDGFALPPVADFEKLINKRTKGIIICNPNNPTGYLYSREEMEQLGDLIKKHDLYLFSDEVYREFCYDGHTHFSAMHIKDAGDNVILIDSVSKRYSACGVRIGAMVTKNKEVVSTAVKFAQARLSPPSFGQIVGEAALDTTADYFEQVQLEYVERRNLMVRMLNDIKGVVCPMPKGAFYTTARLPVDDADRFAQWLLSDFEYNNETVMLAPASGFYSTPGLGRDEVRIAYVLKTEDLEKAIICLQKALEAYPGKTI